TCACTCTCTGGTTCAACTCGCCGTAGATCTTCATGGCCCTTAACTTTGTCCTCGCGAAACTACCACCGCCGCCGCCGCCTTCTCGTCTCTTATGCTGTTTGTTGTATGTGGATGTGTCAGTTTccgaggaagaagaagaggaggaagaagaagtgtGCTTGTCGATCCAATCCTCTAACATGACGGCACGGCGGAGGTCCATGCGCTCTTTAATGGTTCTTCTCTCTACCCCGCCATGGTTGTTGTGTTTGGTGGTGGTGGCGGTAGTGTAGGGAGTACTCATAGTGATACCCAGTTGTTGATGTTGATCAAGGTGGGATTTTGATTCGTCGATAGAATGGTAAATGGCGtcgagaagagaggaagagaatgAAGGAGTTCTCCTTCTTTGTGGGAAGGATGAGGCAGCTACTTGAAccatggtggtggtggtggatcTCTGCCTTGTATGCAGCATCTTCTCTGCGCCCGAAGTTATaggggaagagagagagagagagtggcgTGTGCGTGCGTGCGTGAAAGGGGTAGTTAAAGAGGGTAAAGTGAAAAGGCTGTAGCAATGTCTGCTGATAGAATGTCAAAAGCTTCAAGCGTCATATGGGAATCCtcagagaaagagaaagatataTGTGTGAGGAGAGACACACACTGAAAGATGCAgattaaagaaatcagaaaGACAGTGAGAGGGTAAAAAAGTCACCAACAATGCAGTCACTCCCGCGCGTGCGGCTGATCTGTTCAGATTTCTGACTTATCTCACCGCATTCAGCCAccttcttccttttctctctctctctctctctttttgaCGTGTGTAGGGTCGGATAATTCCGATCCGACCCGAATAGAGGCCCAGAAACAGCAGCCCCATTGAAACCTTCTCCCttttatgctttccttttttgttttttgggtCGTGGCAATAATGCTATTTACAATATATGAGACTATGAGTATGAGTTTACGAATCACAAAACCCAAAGGAGAGTTTCAGCAGAGGCCTTAAGAGACACAAACATTGCCCTTTTACTCTCTTTTTGGTAGATTTGGGCTTTAACTTTTTATGTTTGAAACATGGGTATGGATAAGGAAAGGCCCATAACTCTACATGCAAGGTCTGCGCCTTTACCATTGGACCAAAACATATTTGTGAATGacgaaaaaaaaatgaataatattaTTCGATAAGGAAAAACATAATTCTCTTTTATTggtataaatttaataataaaatatacttttttttttcattttatatttattcctTCTTATGTTATTTCTCTTTTTAGTTTGCTAAACATGTATATTAGTGATAAATTCCTAAAACACTAGATCATATCATGTCTTTTGtagtttttctatttttgatctaattgtattcattaattataacatatatattacttcttttttctttttaataatttataatttttaatattatttattcataataatgaaaatatatgatattatcatgatttataaaaaataaaattaaaaaattaaatattaatttcaaCTATTGAAATATCATATTCAACCTGCATTTCATCTAAGAGTTTTATATTTGTactataatatttaaatataatataaaaaaaacaaaagtgGCTATTTAAAGAACAAAAATTAGGATGATTCtataaatcaaataaacaaattcGAATGGagtattttcataattttactttaaagtccaatttatgtataaattttttattttataattattaaatttaaaattaatttatattttctataaaGTATATATCCGTTTTGCTCCTCtaaatctaataataatatacacCTACTAGACTTCTTAAAAGCGTTTAAATAAGCAATTGTTGCCCTTGATCCACCAATAGTATTATTAATTAACGAaactatatatttattttgccAGCCACATCCAACAGAACAACCTGAAGTGTGAGTAGAGATATGTAAATAGCCAAAAACAGGGCTTGAGAGGCGCGAGGATAGTACCTCTACTAACATCTTCATCACCTATAACTGTAATCATACTTAGAAGAATAGGCAAAACAATTTAATAAGAAATAGCATCATGCATGATCAGCATTCAGCAGTAGTTCTCACAAGTATTGTTCATGTATTCTAGCACGATTCTCCTCCCACCATAATCTAGCATGCATCTCCCCAAATTTTTCTCGGCTGCACAACACAAGATGAAACACCTAAGAAGTAAATTCTATGGACAAATGCTTAAAGGCATGTTCCTTAACATTAGTATCAGTGTACCTGAACCTAACACGTCTGAGCTCCTTTTTGCCACCTGGCAATGCTCTGATGGTAATATAAACACCAGGTTCATCTTGCTCAACCCATTCAGTATCCAAATCGGTTGCATTGCTGATTGATAGATCGCCGGATTGATCAGCCTCTCTGGATGAGCTACTTCTGATTGAAGCATCCATTGACGATATCTCAGTCTTGGCAGCACTAATGGTTGAGACTTTTGGAGTTGAGTTAACACCATTTAATTCATGCAGCTTCCGGGATTGCATCGATTGATGATCGAAGGAATCCGAGGAAGAGTACCCCACTCCCATACCTGTTGGACGGTGCAAATTGCGAGTTAGTCTTTCCCTACTTAGTGGTGGTGTTACTGGGCTCTCCTCTGCTGATTCAAGCTTTGAGGTCTGTTATCAACAAAGCAAAACAATCACTTAATATTGTGTGGTTAATCAATAAGGCATTGAACAATGCAAGGGGAGAACTGAAGTAGTAGCAATCAGTAAATTAATTTGCAGGAATGATatttttgactaattttttttgttactaaACATTTCAATTAAATTTGTCTCATCTCTCATGTGAAAGATCAGAGAAACTATTACATGCATGTTGCATGTCTAGGAGGCAGATAAATTACCTCATCTTCGGACCTTGGCGGCGTTGGAAGAGGGAATGCTTGACGGTTAAGCCTTTGAACATTGTAAAGTTCCATCACCCTGTCATAGTTCTCCGCCCACCACCTTTGAGCTTGCAATTTGTTAAACATCTCGCGACTATGCATACATACAAAACAAACCAAAATGCAATTCAATATACTTTTTACTGTAGTCCTCCTGCTAACATTTTAACTATATGTACATCATAACATCATATCAAGTTCGGCGAGGAGAGAAGCAATGCAATCATATATTATGAAACAGTAAACCGAAACACtttctcttattctttctttttttcaatgTTGGGTAGGCAGGTGGAATAATAACTCTCTCATGCTGTAATATAATGAAGTTATTTTTGCCATGTTGTGTATAAATGATTCCCTTGAATATCAACTAACTACTgatttgttgttattattacGTTATTTTGTTGACCAAATTACCTTTCTAGAAGAATTTGTTGAATATTTAGTGGTTTATGACACACAGTAATCAATTACGCCAAGTTACTCAACTTACTTTTTGACAAAGAATTCtcaagaataaataaaatataaaaatgtctAGGCAATCGGTGCCCTGAATAAAGCTGTGCTACAG
Above is a genomic segment from Arachis stenosperma cultivar V10309 chromosome 1, arast.V10309.gnm1.PFL2, whole genome shotgun sequence containing:
- the LOC130943181 gene encoding protein Brevis radix-like 4, which encodes MLTCIARPKKSGTASNNESLSKTDDSDPNNKNQSMKSLTSQIKDMALKASGAYKHCAPCTAGPAGRLVRRNGESSPETDSDRFRWSYRRTGSSTRGWGKEMEARLKGISSSSGEGTPNSASGRRLEPVVLFVEENEPKEWVANVEPGVLITFVSLPRGGNDLKRIRFSREMFNKLQAQRWWAENYDRVMELYNVQRLNRQAFPLPTPPRSEDETSKLESAEESPVTPPLSRERLTRNLHRPTGMGVGYSSSDSFDHQSMQSRKLHELNGVNSTPKVSTISAAKTEISSMDASIRSSSSREADQSGDLSISNATDLDTEWVEQDEPGVYITIRALPGGKKELRRVRFSREKFGEMHARLWWEENRARIHEQYL